In a genomic window of Pokkaliibacter sp. MBI-7:
- a CDS encoding YebC/PmpR family DNA-binding transcriptional regulator encodes MGAQWKAKGKAEAANARGKIFTKLSREITVSARAGADPDTNAALRMAVEQARKASMPKDTIERAIKKGAGLLNETVNYELVTYEGYAPHQVPVIVECLTDNKNRTASGMRVAFRNGQLGSSGSVAWTFDYLGLIEATAEKADANAEEAAIEAGAQDLEEGENGEVLFMTDPSDLMAVAAALPEFGYSVQSAKLGYVPKTPVSLEGDALAEVEAFLEKVEADDDVQNIYVGLAG; translated from the coding sequence ATGGGTGCACAGTGGAAAGCCAAAGGCAAAGCCGAGGCTGCTAACGCCAGGGGCAAAATCTTTACCAAGCTGTCACGTGAAATCACCGTGTCAGCCCGTGCGGGTGCTGATCCCGATACCAATGCTGCCTTGCGTATGGCAGTGGAGCAGGCGCGTAAAGCGTCCATGCCTAAAGACACTATCGAGCGTGCCATCAAGAAGGGCGCGGGTCTGTTGAACGAAACCGTCAACTATGAGCTGGTAACCTACGAAGGCTACGCGCCGCATCAGGTTCCCGTCATCGTTGAGTGTCTGACCGACAACAAAAACCGCACTGCTTCCGGCATGCGTGTTGCCTTCCGTAATGGTCAGCTGGGCAGCTCAGGTTCTGTAGCCTGGACGTTTGACTATCTGGGTCTGATCGAAGCAACTGCCGAGAAGGCCGATGCCAATGCTGAAGAAGCTGCTATCGAAGCTGGTGCTCAGGATCTGGAAGAGGGCGAGAACGGTGAAGTACTGTTCATGACCGACCCTTCTGATCTGATGGCCGTAGCGGCAGCGCTGCCAGAGTTTGGCTACAGCGTGCAGAGCGCCAAACTGGGTTATGTGCCCAAGACCCCTGTTTCTCTGGAAGGCGATGCGCTGGCTGAAGTTGAAGCGTTCCTGGAAAAGGTGGAAGCAGACGACGACGTGCAGAATATCTATGTAGGTCTGGCAGGTTAA
- the aguA gene encoding agmatine deiminase, translating into MSILTSTPRQDGFHMPAEWAPHSQTWLIWPERTDNWREGAKPVQLAHATLAKAIAEFEPVTVGVSAAQYENARARLDHPNIRVVEISNDDAWVRDTGPTFVINHEGEVRGVDWDFNAWGGLNGGLYFPWKRDQQVASKILEIERCQRYALPGFVLEGGSIHVDGEGTVIVTEECLLNTNRNPHLDRAEIEEVLRQHLNIDKVIWLPTGLFNDETNGHVDNFCCYIRPAEVLLAWTDNEQDPNYALCRAALDVLQQEKDARGREFVIHTIPIPGPLYATEEEVASVDLVEGSQERTTESRLAGSYVNFLFVNGGIIAPCFDDPRDEEARAVLERICPDHKVVMIPGRELLLGGGNIHCLTQQQPAPVQS; encoded by the coding sequence ATGAGCATTTTGACCAGCACTCCCCGCCAGGACGGCTTCCACATGCCAGCTGAGTGGGCTCCCCACAGCCAGACATGGCTGATCTGGCCAGAGCGTACTGACAACTGGCGCGAAGGCGCCAAGCCGGTACAACTGGCTCATGCCACTCTTGCCAAAGCGATCGCTGAGTTCGAGCCTGTTACTGTCGGCGTCTCGGCAGCGCAGTATGAAAACGCCCGTGCACGCCTTGATCACCCCAACATTCGTGTGGTGGAAATCTCCAATGATGATGCCTGGGTGCGTGATACCGGCCCGACTTTCGTTATCAACCACGAAGGCGAAGTGCGTGGCGTCGACTGGGACTTCAATGCCTGGGGCGGCCTCAATGGCGGTCTGTATTTCCCCTGGAAGCGTGACCAGCAGGTAGCGAGCAAAATTCTCGAAATCGAACGCTGCCAGCGGTATGCCCTGCCCGGCTTTGTGCTGGAAGGCGGCTCCATTCATGTTGATGGCGAAGGCACTGTGATCGTCACTGAGGAATGCCTGCTGAATACCAACCGTAATCCACATCTGGATCGGGCGGAAATTGAAGAGGTACTCAGGCAGCATCTGAACATTGACAAGGTCATCTGGTTGCCCACGGGCCTCTTCAATGACGAAACCAACGGCCACGTTGACAACTTCTGCTGCTACATTCGCCCTGCCGAAGTCCTGCTGGCATGGACCGACAATGAGCAGGATCCTAACTACGCATTGTGCCGCGCCGCACTGGACGTACTGCAGCAGGAGAAAGATGCCCGGGGACGTGAATTTGTCATTCATACCATACCTATTCCCGGTCCGCTCTATGCAACCGAGGAAGAGGTTGCAAGCGTTGATCTGGTCGAAGGATCACAGGAGCGCACAACTGAAAGCCGTCTGGCCGGCTCCTATGTCAATTTCCTCTTCGTCAATGGCGGCATCATCGCTCCCTGTTTCGATGATCCCAGAGACGAGGAAGCCCGAGCGGTGCTGGAGCGCATCTGCCCTGACCATAAGGTAGTGATGATCCCTGGGCGCGAACTGTTGCTCGGTGGCGGCAATATTCATTGCCTCACACAGCAGCAACCTGCCCCTGTCCAGAGCTAA
- a CDS encoding TetR/AcrR family transcriptional regulator, which translates to MATRSSTRRPRASSQARIDTILEAARELLSSEGLANLSIYAIAAKADIPPSSVYHFFPSVSDVLEALIASVHQAFLHALAVLPAAGQIVSWNDLAAHIEQQVLSVYNDDEAARQLILSSHGMSEVMLRDRQHDVELSHAVAALFNHYFKLPPLPADIDIFDLAMQLADRIYTLSIQRHGEITPTMAAEGLRAYQAYLGLYLPPLLQRQSGNTQ; encoded by the coding sequence ATGGCCACTCGCTCCTCCACACGCCGCCCTCGTGCCAGCAGTCAGGCCCGTATCGACACTATTCTCGAGGCCGCTCGCGAGCTGCTCAGCAGTGAAGGGCTGGCCAATCTGTCGATCTATGCTATTGCGGCAAAAGCCGATATTCCTCCGTCTTCGGTGTACCACTTTTTCCCCAGCGTGAGTGATGTGCTGGAGGCATTAATTGCGTCAGTGCATCAGGCTTTTCTGCACGCACTGGCCGTACTGCCAGCAGCGGGCCAGATAGTCAGCTGGAATGACCTCGCCGCCCACATCGAGCAGCAGGTGTTGTCGGTCTACAACGATGATGAAGCGGCCCGACAGCTGATACTGTCCAGCCACGGCATGAGCGAGGTGATGTTACGAGATCGTCAACATGACGTGGAGCTGAGCCATGCGGTAGCCGCCTTGTTTAACCACTACTTCAAGCTGCCGCCGCTACCTGCAGACATCGACATTTTTGATCTGGCAATGCAGCTGGCAGACCGTATCTACACCCTGTCCATCCAGCGTCACGGAGAGATTACGCCGACCATGGCAGCCGAAGGGCTTCGGGCCTATCAGGCCTATCTTGGTTTGTACTTGCCACCCTTGTTACAGCGTCAATCGGGCAACACTCAATAA
- a CDS encoding TetR/AcrR family transcriptional regulator — protein sequence MTESLTSPRRRGRPPKQPDGQLETRLALIRRGMEVLTERGFTATGLEGFLKQVGVPKGSFYHYFDSKEAFGRAVMESYARYFERKLDRHLLDERLSPLQRLDAFIADASAGMARHGFRRGCLVGNMGQEVAVLPDDFRQQLDAILHSWQQRLTVCLQAAQAQGELSAALDAEELAQFFWIGWEGAVLRARLQCSAAPLDVFYSGFLRMISANRSS from the coding sequence GTGACAGAATCACTTACTTCACCTCGCCGCCGCGGACGCCCGCCGAAGCAGCCCGATGGCCAGCTTGAGACGCGTCTGGCGCTGATTCGCCGGGGCATGGAAGTGCTGACCGAGCGAGGGTTCACTGCCACCGGCCTGGAAGGGTTTTTAAAGCAGGTCGGGGTGCCCAAAGGATCGTTCTATCACTACTTCGACAGTAAGGAGGCTTTTGGTCGGGCGGTGATGGAAAGTTATGCCCGCTATTTCGAGCGTAAACTGGATCGCCATCTGCTTGATGAACGGCTGTCACCGTTGCAGCGCCTGGATGCGTTTATCGCGGATGCCAGTGCTGGAATGGCACGCCATGGTTTCCGCCGTGGTTGTCTGGTGGGGAACATGGGACAGGAAGTCGCGGTATTGCCGGATGATTTTCGCCAGCAGCTGGATGCCATCCTGCACAGCTGGCAGCAACGCTTGACCGTTTGCCTGCAGGCTGCTCAGGCGCAGGGGGAGTTGTCAGCTGCACTGGATGCTGAGGAGCTTGCTCAGTTTTTCTGGATAGGCTGGGAAGGGGCAGTGCTGCGTGCTCGTTTGCAGTGCAGCGCGGCACCTCTGGACGTGTTTTACAGTGGTTTTCTCAGGATGATAAGCGCAAACCGCAGCAGCTGA
- a CDS encoding D-glycerate dehydrogenase, giving the protein MSVLSTANAPRLLCAAPVTSAVAERAVTEFDALLSQEKQLTPAEMLVVVKANPSVQAILVSSRIPVKAETLTALAPQIKIIATSSVGYEHMDVAAATSLGVVTTNTPDVLTNATADMAMLLLLGAARRMREYLQVMDNGWRQRFGLGDLLGTEVSGKTLGIWGMGRIGQAVARRARGFDMKVLYCNRSRLSPELEQGATYYSDLEAMLPNCDFLSLHAPSSPETTGAINADRLKQLPQGAILVNTARGQLVNEEDLLAALKSGHIAAAGLDVFAAEPEYDLRFRELPNVFMAPHMGSATTETRDAMGLRALDNIAAVLSGYSARDALN; this is encoded by the coding sequence ATGTCTGTCTTATCAACCGCCAATGCTCCCCGTCTACTCTGTGCTGCCCCCGTGACCTCTGCCGTGGCTGAGCGTGCCGTGACCGAGTTTGATGCTCTGCTAAGCCAGGAAAAGCAGCTGACACCGGCAGAAATGCTTGTAGTGGTAAAGGCCAATCCCTCGGTTCAGGCCATTCTTGTTTCCTCCCGTATTCCTGTTAAAGCCGAGACGCTGACGGCACTGGCGCCGCAGATCAAAATCATTGCCACCAGCAGTGTTGGCTATGAGCACATGGATGTGGCTGCGGCAACGTCACTGGGTGTTGTCACCACTAACACACCCGATGTGCTGACCAATGCCACTGCTGATATGGCGATGTTGCTTTTACTGGGCGCTGCACGGCGAATGCGTGAGTACCTGCAGGTCATGGATAACGGCTGGCGCCAGCGGTTTGGCTTGGGTGACTTGCTCGGCACCGAGGTCAGTGGCAAGACGCTGGGGATCTGGGGCATGGGCCGTATCGGTCAGGCAGTGGCGCGGCGGGCCCGTGGTTTCGATATGAAGGTGTTGTACTGTAATCGTTCACGCCTGAGCCCGGAGCTTGAACAAGGTGCTACCTACTACAGCGATCTGGAGGCCATGCTGCCGAATTGTGACTTCCTCTCGTTGCACGCACCGTCCAGCCCCGAGACCACTGGCGCCATCAATGCTGACCGGCTCAAGCAATTGCCGCAGGGGGCGATTCTGGTCAATACCGCACGAGGTCAGCTGGTGAATGAAGAAGACCTGCTGGCAGCACTGAAATCAGGGCACATTGCTGCTGCAGGCCTGGACGTATTTGCTGCTGAGCCGGAATATGACCTGCGTTTTCGTGAATTGCCCAACGTCTTTATGGCGCCGCATATGGGCTCAGCCACAACGGAAACCCGCGATGCCATGGGCCTGCGTGCTCTCGATAACATCGCTGCGGTGTTGAGTGGCTACAGTGCCCGCGACGCCCTTAACTGA
- a CDS encoding IS4 family transposase, whose translation MRLSRALALTHEAASTTHALDELGALLDPDLVSTALETAGVATIRKRRLPLESMIWCVIAMALFRRMSAWDAASRMDIMLPGQRPLVAPSAIVQGRQRLGSAAVREVFSLTQQRWHASANHPTWAGLRLLSVDGVVWRTADTDDNRKHYGSASNQHGDTGYPQVRMVCQMELTSHMLVSSAFAGYHSNEMKLAEQLIDSTPDHSLTLFDRGFYSLGLLHRWQQTGTQRHWLLPLRKDAQYEVLYKLGRQDAIVSLKTSPQARKQWPELPDTLQARLLSKTIKGKVRQVLTSMIDPLRFPPDDIVDLYSQRWEIELGYREMKQGMLAGHYTLRSKTPEMIEQELWGVLLGYNLLRYQMLEMSRHCPGISPCEMSFTACTWAILGFLNGVSLNHPGNIPRYLAELQASAMHYVLPHRREERSYPRVVKPKPSKYPTRNKNASQLN comes from the coding sequence ATGCGACTGTCCCGCGCCTTGGCACTGACTCACGAAGCCGCTTCTACTACTCACGCCCTTGATGAACTGGGGGCGCTGCTTGATCCAGACCTGGTCAGCACCGCACTGGAAACGGCGGGAGTGGCGACCATACGTAAGCGACGCCTCCCTCTTGAGTCCATGATCTGGTGCGTGATCGCCATGGCGTTGTTTCGCCGGATGTCGGCCTGGGATGCTGCGAGTCGTATGGACATCATGCTGCCTGGGCAGAGGCCACTGGTGGCACCCAGTGCCATCGTGCAAGGTCGGCAGCGCCTGGGCAGTGCGGCGGTGCGAGAAGTCTTTTCCCTGACGCAACAACGCTGGCATGCCAGCGCCAATCACCCCACCTGGGCGGGTTTGCGCCTGCTCAGTGTCGATGGCGTGGTCTGGCGCACAGCGGATACGGACGACAACCGCAAGCACTATGGCAGCGCCAGTAATCAGCATGGCGATACCGGCTATCCCCAAGTGCGCATGGTCTGCCAGATGGAACTGACCAGTCACATGCTGGTGAGCAGTGCTTTTGCCGGTTATCACAGCAACGAGATGAAGCTGGCCGAACAACTGATCGACAGCACACCCGATCACTCGCTGACCTTGTTCGACCGTGGCTTCTATTCGCTGGGGCTTCTTCATCGCTGGCAACAAACAGGCACTCAGCGCCATTGGCTACTGCCGCTGCGCAAGGATGCTCAATATGAGGTGCTATACAAGCTGGGACGCCAGGATGCCATCGTCTCGCTAAAGACCTCGCCGCAGGCGCGTAAGCAATGGCCCGAGCTGCCCGACACGCTACAGGCCAGGTTATTAAGCAAGACCATCAAGGGCAAAGTCCGGCAAGTACTGACTTCGATGATCGATCCTCTGCGCTTTCCGCCAGATGACATCGTGGATCTGTACAGCCAGCGTTGGGAAATCGAATTGGGCTATCGAGAAATGAAGCAAGGCATGCTCGCGGGTCACTACACACTGCGCAGTAAAACGCCGGAGATGATTGAACAAGAGCTGTGGGGCGTACTGCTGGGGTACAATCTGCTGCGTTATCAAATGCTGGAAATGAGTCGCCACTGCCCTGGCATCTCCCCCTGCGAAATGAGTTTCACCGCCTGCACCTGGGCGATCCTGGGCTTCTTGAACGGGGTCTCTTTGAATCATCCAGGCAACATCCCTCGCTACCTGGCTGAACTACAGGCTTCGGCCATGCACTACGTCCTGCCTCATCGACGTGAGGAGCGCAGTTACCCGCGGGTGGTCAAGCCCAAGCCGTCCAAGTATCCGACCAGAAATAAAAATGCCAGTCAGCTTAACTGA
- the aguB gene encoding N-carbamoylputrescine amidase, with amino-acid sequence MSRNVTVAATQMACSWDKEANIANAEKLVREAAARGAQIILIQELFETPYFCQKPNADYLLLATTLEDNPAIQHFQKLAKELEVVLPISFFELAGRARFNTVAIIDADGSMLGIYRKSHIPDGPGYHEKYYFNPGDTGFKVWQTRYAKIGVGICWDQWFPECARSMALMGAELLFYPTAIGTEPHDKTINSRDHWQRVQQGHAGANVMPLIASNRIGNEEQDGYDITFYGSSFIANQFGEKVAELNETEEGILVHSFDLDELEKIRSAWGVFRDRRYNLYTPVTTLDGKA; translated from the coding sequence ATGAGTCGTAACGTTACCGTCGCAGCCACCCAGATGGCCTGTTCCTGGGATAAAGAAGCCAACATCGCCAATGCTGAGAAACTGGTTCGTGAAGCTGCCGCCAGAGGTGCGCAGATCATCCTGATTCAGGAGCTGTTTGAAACACCCTATTTCTGCCAGAAACCCAATGCAGATTACCTGTTGCTGGCCACTACTCTGGAAGACAACCCTGCCATCCAACATTTCCAGAAGCTGGCTAAAGAACTGGAAGTGGTACTGCCCATCAGCTTCTTTGAACTGGCTGGTCGTGCCCGCTTCAACACCGTCGCCATCATCGATGCCGATGGCAGCATGCTTGGCATTTACCGCAAGAGCCATATTCCTGATGGCCCCGGCTACCACGAGAAGTATTACTTCAACCCGGGCGACACCGGCTTCAAAGTCTGGCAAACCCGTTATGCCAAAATTGGTGTAGGCATCTGCTGGGACCAGTGGTTCCCCGAGTGCGCGCGCAGCATGGCATTGATGGGGGCAGAACTGCTGTTCTACCCCACCGCTATTGGTACTGAGCCACACGACAAAACGATCAACTCCCGTGATCACTGGCAGCGCGTGCAGCAGGGCCACGCGGGTGCCAACGTTATGCCGCTGATTGCCTCTAACCGTATTGGCAACGAAGAACAGGATGGCTACGACATCACCTTCTACGGCTCATCCTTTATTGCCAACCAGTTTGGTGAAAAAGTGGCTGAGCTGAATGAAACCGAAGAAGGCATTCTGGTGCACAGCTTTGACCTCGATGAACTGGAGAAAATCCGCAGCGCCTGGGGTGTGTTCCGCGACCGTCGCTACAACCTTTACACGCCTGTCACCACTCTGGATGGAAAAGCCTGA
- a CDS encoding chorismate-binding protein encodes MSSEYSNKPAMLELPRKPHYITLATDIDFFGLFKKIEKQFDICFMLESLGEESFISRYSIIGFDPEKVLSARDKTLTITERDGSKADYVSDNPYYLLRDVIPQNIISRKYAGGLTGFISYDAMNYFEPTLKLKTSDMFESFKFGLYKDGLILDKMTGEVIYFYYTDNRYQLVLDLIEQDYVGNGPLKITATGETMSREEHAAAVMKVKQDIIDGKIFQTEVGFKKRFRLEGDTTNLYEKLREVNPSPQMYYVKFGEQKVIGASPELLFRLRQGEMETFPLAGTARRGKDEQEDTMLARKLLNDPKEIAEHNMIVDLHRNDIGRVAEFGTVKVRSLMDIKRFSHVQHISSEIVGIIAQDHDMFSALASNFPAGTLTGAPKIEAMKIIDDLETDGRGPYGGALGHFSFNGDCTFAIPIRTVFANGTEAYVQTCGGNVYDSNPADEYEEIQRKFAGTKKVLDMFSSEGQEA; translated from the coding sequence ATGTCATCGGAATATTCCAACAAGCCAGCCATGCTTGAGCTGCCGCGCAAACCGCATTACATCACCCTTGCTACCGACATCGACTTCTTTGGCCTGTTCAAAAAGATCGAAAAGCAGTTCGATATCTGCTTCATGCTGGAGTCGCTCGGTGAGGAAAGCTTTATTTCCCGCTACTCCATCATCGGCTTCGATCCTGAAAAGGTGTTATCTGCCCGTGATAAAACCCTGACGATCACCGAACGTGATGGCAGCAAGGCAGACTATGTCAGCGACAACCCTTATTACCTGCTGCGCGATGTTATTCCGCAGAACATCATCTCGCGCAAATACGCGGGTGGCCTGACGGGCTTTATCAGCTATGACGCCATGAACTACTTCGAGCCGACATTGAAGCTGAAAACCAGCGACATGTTCGAGTCGTTCAAATTCGGTCTGTATAAGGATGGTCTGATTCTCGACAAGATGACCGGCGAGGTGATCTATTTCTACTACACCGACAACCGCTACCAGCTGGTACTTGATCTGATTGAGCAGGACTATGTGGGCAATGGCCCACTGAAGATCACCGCCACCGGTGAAACCATGAGCCGTGAGGAACATGCTGCTGCGGTCATGAAGGTCAAGCAGGACATCATTGATGGCAAGATTTTCCAGACTGAGGTGGGCTTCAAAAAGCGTTTCCGTCTCGAAGGCGACACCACCAATCTCTACGAAAAACTGCGTGAGGTGAATCCGTCACCGCAGATGTATTACGTCAAGTTCGGTGAGCAGAAAGTCATTGGTGCCAGTCCGGAGTTACTGTTCCGCTTGCGTCAGGGCGAGATGGAAACCTTCCCTCTGGCAGGCACGGCACGTCGCGGTAAGGACGAACAGGAAGACACCATGCTGGCGCGTAAACTGCTGAACGATCCCAAAGAGATCGCCGAGCACAATATGATCGTCGACCTCCATCGTAATGATATTGGCCGTGTGGCCGAGTTTGGTACAGTCAAAGTACGCAGCCTGATGGACATCAAACGATTCAGCCACGTACAGCACATTTCCAGTGAGATCGTCGGCATCATCGCCCAGGACCACGACATGTTTTCTGCGCTGGCCAGCAACTTCCCGGCAGGCACGCTCACTGGCGCACCCAAGATTGAAGCGATGAAGATCATTGATGATCTGGAGACAGATGGCCGTGGCCCTTATGGCGGCGCACTAGGCCATTTCTCCTTCAATGGTGACTGCACCTTTGCCATCCCCATACGAACGGTCTTTGCTAACGGCACAGAAGCCTATGTGCAAACCTGTGGTGGCAATGTCTACGACTCCAACCCTGCCGATGAGTATGAGGAAATTCAGCGTAAGTTCGCTGGCACCAAAAAGGTTCTGGATATGTTCAGCAGTGAAGGCCAGGAGGCGTAA
- a CDS encoding aminodeoxychorismate/anthranilate synthase component II, whose amino-acid sequence MKVYIIDNYDSFTYNLYQFVGEILVSAKKQKRVDDFEVVVKRNDEVTLNDLRKAAPDRIIISPGPGSPDDESYFGVCADVIRELGQTIPLLGVCLGMQGIVHVFGGRIVKAPLPMHGKTSAITHNGTSVFRNIPDQLEVMRYHSLIAEAETFPDCLTVTAAVGSLAATDFDQLNVIRTGGTFEVMGVQHKTLPIHGIQFHPESFATEGGKELISNFLFNC is encoded by the coding sequence ATGAAAGTCTATATCATCGATAACTACGACTCCTTCACCTACAACCTGTATCAGTTCGTCGGCGAGATTCTGGTATCAGCAAAGAAGCAGAAGCGCGTCGACGACTTTGAAGTTGTGGTCAAGCGGAATGATGAGGTCACGCTGAACGACCTTCGCAAAGCCGCCCCTGATCGCATCATCATCTCCCCCGGCCCCGGTTCACCCGACGATGAAAGCTACTTCGGTGTATGTGCTGATGTCATTCGCGAGTTGGGCCAAACGATTCCGCTGCTGGGCGTTTGCCTCGGCATGCAAGGTATTGTGCATGTATTCGGTGGCAGGATTGTCAAAGCGCCCTTGCCGATGCACGGTAAAACCAGTGCCATCACTCACAATGGCACCAGCGTTTTCAGAAATATTCCCGATCAGCTGGAAGTCATGCGCTACCACTCACTGATTGCAGAAGCAGAAACCTTCCCTGACTGCCTGACCGTAACCGCTGCCGTGGGCAGTCTGGCGGCAACAGACTTCGATCAACTGAATGTGATCCGTACAGGCGGCACCTTCGAAGTAATGGGAGTCCAGCACAAAACCCTACCCATCCACGGCATTCAGTTCCACCCTGAATCCTTCGCAACCGAAGGCGGCAAGGAGCTGATCAGTAACTTCCTGTTCAACTGCTGA
- a CDS encoding Trp family transcriptional regulator: MNTDTYLIELIDHLLTMNDQSSMEKALRSLLTPSELTEISKRLQIFKMLEQGIPQRQIAETLGVGIATVTRGSRALRGE; encoded by the coding sequence ATGAATACAGACACCTATCTAATTGAATTGATTGATCATCTGCTGACCATGAATGATCAGAGCAGCATGGAGAAGGCGTTACGCAGCTTGCTGACCCCCTCTGAGCTAACGGAAATCAGCAAACGTCTGCAGATATTCAAGATGCTGGAACAAGGTATTCCCCAGCGTCAGATTGCCGAAACCCTGGGTGTCGGCATTGCCACGGTCACTCGCGGCTCACGTGCCTTACGTGGTGAGTAA